A stretch of Canis lupus baileyi chromosome 7, mCanLup2.hap1, whole genome shotgun sequence DNA encodes these proteins:
- the LOC140636867 gene encoding glutathione S-transferase A2 isoform X1 has product MAGKPKLHYFNGRGRMESIRWLLASAGVEFEEKFINTPEDLDKLKNDGSLMFQQVPMVEIDGMKLVQTRAILNYIATKYNLYGKDIKERALIDMYTEGIVDLNEMIMVLPLCPPDQKDAKITLIRERTTDRYLPVFEKVLKSHGQDYLVGNKLSRADIHLVELLYYVEELDSSLLANFPLLKALKTRVSNLPTVKKFLQPGSPRKPPLDEKSLEQAKKIFRIN; this is encoded by the exons ATGGCGGGGAAGCCCAAGCTTCACTACTTCAATGGACGAGGCAGAATGGAGTCCATCCGGTGGCTCCTGGCTTCAGCTGGAGTAGAG TTTGAAGAGAAATTTATAAATACTCCAGAAGActtggataaattaaaaaatg aTGGAAGTCTGATGTTCCAGCAAGTGCCAATGGTGGAAATTGATGGAATGAAGCTGGTACAGACCAGAGCCATTCTCAACTACATTGCCACCAAATACAACCTCTATGGGAAAGACATAAAGGAGAGAGCTCT GATAGATATGTACACAGAAGGTATAGTAGATTTGAATGAAATGATCATGGTTTTGCCTCTATGCCCACCTGATCAAAAAGATGCCAAGATTACTCTGATCAGAGAGAGAACAACAGATCGTTATCTCCCCGTGTTTGAAAAA GTGTTAAAGAGCCATGGACAAGACTACCTTGTTGGCAACAAGCTGAGCAGGGCTGACATTCACCTGGTTGAACTTCTCTACTATGTGGAAGAGCTTGACTCCAGCCTTCTGGCCAACTTCCCTCTGCTGAAG GCCCTGAAAACCAGAGTCAGCAATCTCCCCACCGTGAAGAAGTTTCTGCAGCCTGGCAGCCCAAGGAAGCCTCCCTTGGATGAGAAAAGTTTAGAGCAAGCGAAGAAGATTTTCAGGATTAACTGA
- the LOC140636867 gene encoding glutathione S-transferase A1 isoform X2: MFQQVPMVEIDGMKLVQTRAILNYIATKYNLYGKDIKERALIDMYTEGIVDLNEMIMVLPLCPPDQKDAKITLIRERTTDRYLPVFEKVLKSHGQDYLVGNKLSRADIHLVELLYYVEELDSSLLANFPLLKALKTRVSNLPTVKKFLQPGSPRKPPLDEKSLEQAKKIFRIN, encoded by the exons ATGTTCCAGCAAGTGCCAATGGTGGAAATTGATGGAATGAAGCTGGTACAGACCAGAGCCATTCTCAACTACATTGCCACCAAATACAACCTCTATGGGAAAGACATAAAGGAGAGAGCTCT GATAGATATGTACACAGAAGGTATAGTAGATTTGAATGAAATGATCATGGTTTTGCCTCTATGCCCACCTGATCAAAAAGATGCCAAGATTACTCTGATCAGAGAGAGAACAACAGATCGTTATCTCCCCGTGTTTGAAAAA GTGTTAAAGAGCCATGGACAAGACTACCTTGTTGGCAACAAGCTGAGCAGGGCTGACATTCACCTGGTTGAACTTCTCTACTATGTGGAAGAGCTTGACTCCAGCCTTCTGGCCAACTTCCCTCTGCTGAAG GCCCTGAAAACCAGAGTCAGCAATCTCCCCACCGTGAAGAAGTTTCTGCAGCCTGGCAGCCCAAGGAAGCCTCCCTTGGATGAGAAAAGTTTAGAGCAAGCGAAGAAGATTTTCAGGATTAACTGA